Proteins encoded in a region of the Teredinibacter purpureus genome:
- a CDS encoding AMP-binding protein: MFDVDFSSTESTVFIRNAKTKSVSTNTLAELYTDARALAKTLDDIGLPKRCRVGLLAKNAYRWLVWDIALLYSGRTSVIFTDDFENDNVSELTETYGLSLIVSDCGDDEYPYHCSIDAPPTLPTENRAATVDDDDVLSLVFSSGSSGNLKGLTISRQGFQHDVTVFAELYSLTSQDSMLTFLPLSNNQQRLLYWSCLLARCSIVVTPVSAAYTDSSALNPTFFIAPPSYYDNLLKIISGASPESRPLFLHKLVGNNIRFCITGMAPIAKSSLEKLANAGLPIVEVYGQTELGVITVNTPNDNCVGSVGKPIKGVSLKIGDDGEVVVLKKPKLTINYFQASEDDISNTFMHDGLVATGDIASVDAAHNLYIEGRKKDGIVTRSGEKFQPVTVEKLLDELECIDKSVVLTDARQNVFAAIFTLDERADIDTVVEKHIQSVNKGLDPNRQVHAWTILRVTLSRENKMLTPNLKLNRIEIRRMVLESLNSESAVEV; encoded by the coding sequence TTGTTTGATGTTGATTTTTCTAGTACTGAAAGTACCGTGTTTATACGGAACGCGAAAACCAAGAGCGTTAGTACGAATACATTAGCTGAGCTATATACCGATGCGAGAGCGCTAGCAAAGACGTTAGACGATATTGGGTTGCCCAAGCGTTGCAGGGTAGGCTTGTTGGCTAAAAATGCCTATCGTTGGCTAGTATGGGATATCGCGTTACTTTATTCTGGCAGAACTTCGGTTATTTTTACGGATGATTTTGAGAATGACAATGTCTCTGAGTTAACTGAAACCTATGGTTTGAGTTTGATTGTGTCCGATTGTGGTGATGATGAATACCCTTATCACTGCAGTATTGATGCGCCCCCTACGTTACCCACTGAGAATCGAGCCGCTACAGTGGATGACGACGATGTACTTAGTTTGGTTTTTTCATCGGGAAGTAGCGGAAACTTAAAGGGCTTGACGATTAGTCGCCAAGGTTTTCAGCATGATGTTACGGTATTTGCGGAGTTGTATAGTTTAACCAGCCAAGACTCGATGCTCACATTTTTACCCCTGAGCAATAATCAGCAACGATTGTTATATTGGTCCTGTTTACTCGCACGCTGCAGTATTGTTGTTACACCTGTAAGCGCTGCATATACCGACTCCTCGGCTTTAAACCCCACCTTTTTTATTGCGCCCCCCTCCTACTACGATAATCTACTGAAGATTATCAGTGGAGCCAGCCCGGAAAGTAGGCCTTTATTTCTCCATAAATTGGTCGGCAATAATATTCGTTTTTGTATAACGGGCATGGCGCCCATTGCAAAATCTTCACTCGAAAAGTTAGCGAATGCTGGGTTGCCCATTGTTGAAGTTTATGGGCAAACGGAACTGGGTGTCATTACGGTGAATACACCCAACGATAACTGCGTGGGCTCTGTAGGTAAGCCTATTAAGGGCGTATCGCTGAAAATAGGCGATGACGGCGAAGTGGTGGTGTTAAAAAAACCTAAACTTACTATTAATTATTTCCAAGCCTCGGAAGACGATATTAGTAACACATTTATGCACGATGGACTTGTGGCTACTGGTGATATCGCTAGTGTTGATGCCGCTCATAACCTCTATATAGAAGGGCGTAAAAAAGACGGCATTGTAACGCGATCTGGAGAGAAGTTTCAGCCTGTCACGGTTGAGAAGTTACTTGATGAGTTGGAATGTATTGATAAATCTGTTGTGCTAACAGATGCTCGACAAAATGTTTTTGCGGCCATTTTTACGCTAGACGAGCGCGCCGACATAGACACTGTAGTTGAAAAACATATTCAGAGCGTTAATAAGGGGTTGGACCCGAATCGACAAGTTCATGCCTGGACAATACTGCGCGTGACGTTGTCTAGAGAAAACAAAATGTTAACGCCCAATCTGAAACTAAATCGAATTGAAATACGAAGGATGGTTCTGGAGTCTTTAAACTCTGAATCAGCCGTGGAGGTATAG
- a CDS encoding condensation domain-containing protein, translating to MTVQNILWDLGCKGVEISLENERIMVTDHFANLNSDDEKSIAHHEQEISELLLQRRWSYRKLPPITPRISAESGLHYKQKNWWNAVKAGTGFSGIGFKPVVSYSTINREVLQVALMKLVERHDALALCVRPGEHDTIVQYVHRWDEFDIPYYNLSDEVELTKIMERFGTTGYSATYEFVHEYTRQYRDLPTEATLLKTDKPLFRVSVIKTQDQRWEIALYTDHLISDGLSVELVRNELHTLYVNALEGIESPLKKTLPFLDYVDWHNTFYNPQSVWTLKERQFWEKYYADMISSPIPHDTDINEADETEFIHYRFSEEHSLRITAAAASAKVSEFNLLFGAVFLVLADTLDQQDLTIPTIMTGRLLPETQTIAGHFAEMVFVKSRVDSPTDAVAMAKKLGKLLLSLQLRLNVNSTDLLPLGVSSIDSRLTKHVNSTLIFSGEFYRELSSIEYEQFSLDKKLTRVKNDHNTSPKLVWVRVYKKNGVFCFSVSYSAKYHKREKMLLMTNKMDDILFCAEQNFGQQ from the coding sequence ATGACAGTGCAAAATATTTTGTGGGACTTAGGGTGCAAGGGAGTTGAAATCTCACTTGAAAACGAGCGCATAATGGTGACTGATCATTTCGCTAATCTGAATAGCGATGACGAAAAATCCATTGCTCACCACGAGCAAGAAATTAGTGAGCTGTTACTGCAGCGGCGATGGAGCTATAGAAAATTACCGCCAATTACTCCGCGTATCAGTGCAGAGAGCGGCTTGCATTATAAGCAAAAAAATTGGTGGAATGCGGTTAAAGCCGGCACGGGATTTTCGGGGATTGGTTTTAAGCCTGTAGTGTCGTACAGCACAATTAATCGTGAAGTGTTGCAAGTGGCACTTATGAAGTTGGTGGAGCGGCATGATGCTTTGGCTCTATGCGTTAGGCCAGGGGAGCACGATACCATCGTGCAATACGTGCATAGATGGGATGAGTTTGACATACCCTATTATAATCTTTCCGATGAAGTAGAGCTTACCAAAATAATGGAACGTTTTGGTACCACGGGCTACTCGGCCACCTACGAGTTTGTTCATGAATATACTCGTCAATACCGCGATCTGCCCACCGAGGCAACACTATTAAAAACAGATAAACCGCTGTTTCGTGTATCAGTGATTAAAACTCAAGATCAACGTTGGGAAATTGCACTGTATACAGACCATTTAATTTCAGATGGTTTAAGTGTTGAATTGGTACGTAATGAATTGCATACCCTTTATGTAAACGCGCTAGAAGGCATTGAGTCGCCGCTTAAAAAAACGTTGCCTTTCCTTGATTACGTTGACTGGCATAATACGTTTTATAACCCGCAATCGGTCTGGACGTTAAAGGAAAGACAGTTCTGGGAAAAATATTATGCTGATATGATATCTAGCCCAATTCCTCATGACACAGACATAAACGAGGCCGATGAAACCGAATTTATTCACTACCGTTTTTCTGAAGAGCATTCGCTTCGTATTACAGCGGCTGCAGCTTCGGCCAAAGTGTCGGAATTTAACCTCTTATTTGGTGCTGTGTTCTTGGTGCTAGCGGACACGTTGGACCAGCAAGACCTCACTATTCCAACCATTATGACGGGGCGTCTTTTGCCCGAAACACAGACTATTGCCGGTCATTTTGCAGAAATGGTATTTGTTAAAAGCAGGGTAGACTCACCTACCGATGCAGTTGCAATGGCTAAAAAGCTAGGAAAGTTACTGTTGAGCCTTCAGCTTAGGCTCAATGTTAACTCGACCGACCTTCTGCCACTGGGAGTCTCGTCAATTGATTCTCGATTGACAAAACATGTTAATTCGACACTGATTTTCTCTGGCGAATTTTATCGTGAGCTATCCAGTATTGAGTATGAACAATTCAGTTTAGATAAAAAATTAACGCGCGTTAAAAATGATCACAATACGTCGCCGAAGCTGGTATGGGTAAGAGTCTATAAAAAGAACGGTGTTTTTTGTTTCTCGGTTAGTTACAGTGCCAAGTACCATAAGCGAGAAAAAATGCTACTTATGACGAACAAGATGGACGATATACTCTTTTGTGCAGAGCAAAACTTTGGGCAACAATGA
- a CDS encoding efflux RND transporter periplasmic adaptor subunit produces the protein MNKLASRIDAIRNTNTLRRQSLRAGLTCVCLMVVVAFISGCTDSGANETKAEDEQVSVGVYTVSSQKDFNDHFYTGFAKAATRIDVISKVSGVVIKRNFVEGDGVASGAVLFEIERESYGYASEKAHYDVAVQRATYQQSQREFDRNVVLSAGSSVSESDIDLLKTRLEVDELNLRKREVEKKSAAYNLAETYVKAPIAGRTSFTDFTEGDFAVAGESKLVELINDSRMYVEFAMPELVFNHYFVGNKNDALDERVTVLVSKNGDRKVAATLNIGARRIKENQGAVILRAEFSNDDGLFIDGSFVGVEVRVANKKAPFSIPRNIVVKDNESQHVFKIDDNNVVQKLLVRVVEETANTYWVEGDLALGVRLASTNLQSIQDSARVTVEP, from the coding sequence ATGAATAAATTAGCTTCGCGCATAGACGCAATACGCAACACCAATACGTTAAGACGACAGTCGCTACGTGCCGGTTTGACCTGCGTGTGCTTGATGGTTGTAGTTGCGTTTATAAGCGGCTGCACGGATAGCGGTGCAAACGAAACCAAGGCCGAAGACGAACAAGTATCGGTGGGCGTTTATACCGTGTCTAGCCAGAAAGATTTTAATGACCATTTCTATACGGGGTTTGCCAAAGCTGCAACTCGGATTGATGTTATATCAAAAGTATCGGGCGTGGTAATAAAACGAAACTTCGTCGAGGGTGATGGTGTAGCGTCCGGCGCTGTATTGTTCGAGATCGAGAGGGAATCCTATGGCTATGCGTCAGAGAAAGCACATTACGACGTAGCGGTACAACGGGCAACTTATCAGCAATCTCAGCGTGAATTTGATCGGAATGTTGTATTGAGTGCGGGCAGTTCGGTGAGCGAATCGGATATAGATTTACTTAAAACACGATTAGAGGTTGATGAGCTGAATCTAAGGAAACGTGAAGTTGAAAAAAAATCGGCGGCGTACAATCTAGCCGAAACTTATGTAAAGGCGCCTATTGCTGGTCGAACGTCGTTTACTGATTTTACGGAAGGTGATTTTGCGGTTGCCGGCGAGTCAAAACTCGTTGAATTAATAAATGATAGTCGCATGTACGTAGAGTTCGCCATGCCTGAGCTCGTTTTTAATCACTATTTTGTGGGTAATAAAAACGACGCTCTTGACGAGCGTGTGACAGTTTTAGTGTCGAAAAATGGTGATAGAAAAGTGGCAGCTACTCTTAATATAGGCGCTAGACGAATAAAGGAAAATCAAGGGGCGGTAATTCTTAGGGCAGAGTTTTCCAATGACGACGGTCTGTTTATTGATGGCTCGTTTGTGGGCGTTGAGGTAAGAGTCGCCAATAAAAAAGCACCATTTTCCATTCCCCGAAATATCGTCGTAAAGGACAATGAAAGCCAACACGTGTTTAAAATAGACGACAATAATGTCGTGCAAAAACTGTTGGTGCGTGTTGTCGAGGAGACAGCGAATACCTATTGGGTAGAAGGTGATTTGGCTCTAGGCGTTCGTTTGGCGTCTACAAATTTACAGTCCATCCAAGATAGCGCTCGTGTAACTGTAGAGCCATAG
- a CDS encoding acyl carrier protein: MSITDYIPLIVSTLIEISPVAASAPDINAETDLQGDLGVDSITLITMVFKLEEDTNLPIQAAILEAPDVATVGDLNTLMIGLS, from the coding sequence ATGAGTATAACTGACTACATTCCCCTGATCGTTTCTACTCTGATCGAGATCTCGCCTGTTGCGGCAAGCGCACCGGACATTAATGCGGAAACGGATCTTCAAGGCGACCTTGGTGTTGACTCCATTACGCTTATAACGATGGTTTTTAAGTTAGAGGAAGATACTAACCTTCCTATTCAAGCGGCGATCTTAGAGGCTCCAGATGTTGCGACGGTGGGTGACCTCAACACCTTAATGATAGGGCTTTCGTAA
- a CDS encoding efflux RND transporter permease subunit, translating to MKITSLCLNNTKFTVIASLLIVCAGVYAFFKLPMSAYPNIAFPAITVSANFPGASAEIADRSINALIEPKLLGIENVIYTESSANNRGAASVTAIFAPGENELEALVNVQSVVAQLESRLPAIVARNGITVAKGGGSLLMTVNLLSTKPELDRIYLSNFASEELLNELSGIQGVSKVTIFGEMKHSIRVWLDPVKMYKFNIDADQVLEAIREQGAVASVGRLGQSPGVHDSESEVIVVSNNYPSNEIETAEIIVKMDSLGGAIRLSDIARINKGAESYDETAKINNFSTVMLGVFQDSNGNAVKISREIRERMAAYNERLPEGVEYAIKYDTSLFVDQASNEVFSALALAFFIVVVVVFICLRSAAATLVPGLVIPISLLGTIFILFVAGVSINLILLLGLILSVGVVVDDAILVVERVTHLKTAYKLSSYDATLRAMRDISKPIITTTIILVIAFLPFYLFPGVQGILYGQFAFALIISVTISSVLALTLSPVMCSQLPELSVAQIESSRTDRLAKILARWLNAAVVYFIRHWLISIIVFIVVLALNVVLFFRLPNSFVPQEDTGYVVMAVVLPDNSSLGETTKIMDELSSIVTDDVAVDSTIVINGYSFIGGNSSNNGLAFAVLNDWSDRQESHLGMNSTVDRLREKLSVLGAHGTVYVFAPPAISGLSQAGGFDLKIFGYNNQSMRELNVEAKKFVEKISALPSVGSANSNFNADTVRYSLEVDSLKAKALGVDIGSFNRTIQTLWGSRYIGDLAAAKGSYRIIVQAESGYRANKDSLQFIRVRNKVGDLIPVTSFAQIVVSEGPNSLSRYNGRLSIGVSGSAASGYSISEVVADIEAIKNEMSQGYSLGWSGEAAMTSVQSDYGNLLLLGAILCIYLVLVILYNSWVTPFAIIAGIPVAVIGGLALLVLFSSDLNIYSTVGLILGVALYVKSMVLVVDRAYKSLESGASIYRAAIKGVNERGRAILMTSISFIAGVMPLVFTSGAGAGARFALGISVTGMVLATVLFAVAFFPAVVVFNYRASRYLRDRFTMPK from the coding sequence ATGAAAATTACATCCTTGTGCTTAAATAATACAAAATTCACGGTTATAGCGAGTCTGCTAATTGTATGCGCTGGAGTCTATGCTTTTTTTAAACTTCCAATGAGCGCTTACCCCAATATTGCTTTTCCCGCTATTACCGTATCGGCTAATTTTCCTGGTGCGAGTGCGGAAATTGCCGATCGCTCCATTAATGCGTTAATAGAGCCTAAATTACTGGGAATAGAAAATGTTATCTATACCGAGTCTAGCGCCAATAATCGTGGTGCCGCGAGCGTAACGGCAATTTTTGCACCTGGAGAGAACGAGCTTGAAGCACTAGTCAATGTTCAGAGTGTGGTTGCTCAGTTAGAGTCACGTTTGCCTGCTATAGTCGCTAGAAACGGGATTACAGTTGCAAAAGGTGGTGGCAGTCTATTGATGACGGTAAACCTGCTGTCAACGAAGCCGGAGCTAGATCGAATTTATTTAAGTAATTTTGCCAGTGAAGAATTACTGAACGAACTTAGCGGCATTCAGGGTGTTTCAAAGGTTACCATTTTTGGTGAGATGAAACACTCTATTAGGGTGTGGTTAGATCCCGTTAAAATGTACAAGTTTAATATTGATGCGGACCAAGTTCTCGAGGCCATTCGAGAGCAGGGTGCAGTGGCGTCTGTGGGTAGGCTTGGGCAGTCTCCGGGTGTTCATGATAGCGAGTCCGAAGTGATTGTTGTTTCAAATAATTACCCGAGCAACGAAATTGAAACTGCTGAAATTATTGTAAAAATGGATTCGTTAGGCGGTGCTATACGGCTTAGTGATATCGCTCGAATCAATAAAGGCGCCGAGAGTTACGACGAGACGGCGAAGATTAATAATTTTTCGACCGTTATGCTCGGCGTTTTTCAAGACAGTAATGGTAACGCCGTAAAAATCTCGCGTGAAATTAGAGAGCGTATGGCAGCGTATAACGAACGCCTGCCGGAAGGTGTTGAATACGCGATAAAATACGATACATCGTTGTTTGTTGATCAAGCCTCAAATGAGGTTTTTTCTGCTTTGGCGCTAGCGTTCTTTATTGTGGTGGTTGTGGTTTTTATCTGTTTGCGCTCTGCGGCGGCTACACTGGTACCTGGTTTAGTTATTCCTATTTCTCTGTTGGGTACCATATTTATTCTATTTGTCGCCGGTGTAAGTATTAATCTCATATTATTGTTGGGTTTGATTTTGTCTGTTGGGGTCGTGGTTGATGATGCGATTCTTGTAGTTGAGCGCGTAACCCACCTAAAAACGGCGTATAAATTATCCAGCTACGATGCGACATTAAGGGCAATGCGGGATATTAGTAAGCCCATTATTACTACCACGATAATTCTCGTTATTGCATTTTTGCCATTCTATCTTTTCCCCGGTGTACAAGGCATTCTTTATGGCCAATTTGCTTTTGCCCTTATTATATCGGTAACAATTTCCTCTGTGCTGGCCTTAACACTGAGCCCCGTAATGTGTAGCCAGCTACCGGAGTTAAGTGTCGCGCAAATAGAAAGTAGTCGTACTGATCGTTTGGCTAAAATATTGGCGCGTTGGTTGAATGCTGCTGTTGTTTACTTTATTAGACACTGGCTTATTTCGATTATCGTATTTATTGTTGTTTTAGCGCTTAACGTTGTGTTGTTTTTTCGCTTACCAAATAGCTTTGTTCCTCAGGAGGATACCGGTTACGTGGTGATGGCTGTGGTGCTACCCGATAATTCGTCGTTGGGTGAGACAACAAAAATTATGGACGAGCTGTCCTCTATTGTCACTGATGATGTCGCCGTGGATTCTACAATCGTTATTAATGGCTACAGTTTTATTGGGGGCAATAGTTCTAATAACGGTTTGGCTTTTGCGGTGCTTAATGATTGGTCTGATCGTCAGGAAAGCCATTTAGGCATGAATAGTACCGTAGATCGATTACGCGAGAAATTATCGGTTTTGGGCGCTCATGGCACTGTCTATGTTTTTGCGCCTCCGGCAATATCGGGCCTGAGCCAGGCTGGTGGTTTTGATTTAAAAATATTTGGCTACAACAATCAGTCGATGAGAGAATTGAATGTTGAGGCAAAAAAATTCGTTGAAAAAATATCGGCTCTGCCATCTGTAGGTTCTGCGAATAGCAATTTTAATGCTGATACTGTTCGTTATTCCCTTGAAGTTGATTCGTTAAAAGCGAAAGCTTTGGGTGTTGATATTGGGAGCTTTAATCGAACCATTCAAACCTTATGGGGCTCGCGTTATATTGGTGACCTTGCTGCAGCTAAGGGTAGTTACCGCATAATTGTTCAGGCGGAATCGGGGTATCGAGCTAATAAAGATTCGTTACAGTTTATTCGTGTAAGAAATAAAGTGGGCGATCTCATTCCCGTTACGTCTTTTGCTCAAATTGTTGTGAGTGAAGGTCCCAATTCGTTGAGTCGTTATAACGGTCGATTGTCCATTGGCGTTAGCGGCTCTGCAGCGTCTGGATATTCTATAAGCGAAGTTGTTGCCGATATAGAAGCAATTAAGAATGAAATGTCTCAAGGCTATTCGTTGGGCTGGAGCGGTGAGGCTGCGATGACCAGCGTTCAATCTGATTACGGTAACCTGTTGTTATTGGGCGCAATACTGTGCATCTATCTGGTGTTGGTGATTTTGTATAACAGTTGGGTTACGCCATTCGCCATTATTGCTGGTATCCCGGTTGCAGTTATTGGCGGCTTAGCCTTATTGGTGTTGTTCTCTTCAGATTTAAACATCTATTCGACAGTTGGTTTGATTTTGGGTGTGGCACTTTATGTGAAATCGATGGTGCTTGTTGTCGATAGAGCCTATAAAAGTCTTGAGTCAGGAGCGAGCATTTACCGTGCAGCAATTAAGGGCGTTAACGAGCGTGGTCGCGCAATTTTAATGACATCCATTTCTTTTATTGCTGGCGTTATGCCATTGGTCTTTACGTCTGGCGCAGGTGCGGGGGCTAGATTTGCCTTAGGTATATCCGTTACCGGCATGGTTTTGGCTACGGTGCTTTTCGCCGTTGCCTTTTTCCCTGCCGTTGTGGTGTTTAATTATCGTGCCTCGCGCTATTTAAGGGATCGGTTCACTATGCCGAAATAG
- a CDS encoding acyl carrier protein: MIDIDLLREVCFDIKPDVDPQSVELASHLIDDLNFDSISLVSIIVELESRTSLDLAEHAEQFIEANTVGDIIAIVNDIAAQ, translated from the coding sequence ATGATAGATATTGACCTGCTTAGAGAGGTTTGTTTCGATATTAAACCGGATGTTGACCCACAATCCGTAGAATTAGCGTCTCATTTAATCGATGATCTGAATTTTGATTCCATTTCGCTTGTATCAATAATCGTGGAGCTTGAATCCAGAACTTCATTAGATCTGGCCGAGCACGCGGAGCAGTTTATTGAGGCGAATACGGTCGGCGACATTATAGCAATAGTGAATGATATAGCGGCGCAGTAG
- a CDS encoding amidohydrolase family protein: protein MSENTIIIDAHTHLSSTRYIPDDFFRGIARNTQVSLRKNGVERDLDLLTNMVKSQHNDHEGQALLAEMKKANIEKSVLLLPDFTYCMQSELTIAEMYDEHFTLLKKHSTQFSVFAGVDPRWGADGVSLFEKGVTDYGFAGLKLYPPCGYSPSDPSLFPYYEICRQYSLPVLLHTGPTSPEMSFEFSAPELIDSAARNFQDVNFILAHGGVFNRDTVVDLCVFRPNVYLDLGGFTTINHPDGWQHALTELFRMGVNHKIIFGTDWPVARAPGGQKQLMSKFDKTLEAIPEKEKIYILSDNIKRITPRLLGGEAL, encoded by the coding sequence ATGTCGGAGAACACTATCATTATAGATGCACATACACATTTATCATCTACGCGTTATATTCCGGATGATTTTTTTAGGGGTATCGCCCGAAATACACAGGTAAGCCTTCGTAAAAACGGCGTAGAACGTGATCTTGATTTACTCACGAATATGGTTAAAAGTCAGCATAATGACCATGAAGGACAGGCATTACTGGCTGAGATGAAGAAGGCGAACATTGAAAAATCGGTATTGTTATTGCCTGATTTCACCTATTGCATGCAGTCTGAGTTGACGATTGCGGAAATGTACGACGAGCATTTTACTCTGCTAAAAAAACATAGCACACAATTTTCAGTATTTGCAGGGGTAGATCCACGATGGGGCGCAGATGGTGTGTCGCTGTTTGAAAAAGGCGTAACAGACTACGGGTTTGCCGGCCTTAAACTCTACCCGCCATGCGGCTATAGCCCGAGCGACCCATCGTTGTTTCCCTACTACGAAATTTGTCGACAATACTCTCTTCCGGTACTACTACACACGGGCCCTACGTCGCCAGAAATGAGCTTCGAGTTCTCTGCGCCTGAGCTTATCGACTCGGCGGCCCGAAACTTTCAGGATGTTAATTTTATTCTCGCTCATGGCGGCGTATTCAATCGAGATACCGTGGTAGATCTGTGTGTCTTCAGGCCGAATGTTTATTTGGACCTGGGCGGATTCACCACAATAAATCATCCAGATGGTTGGCAGCATGCGCTTACTGAATTATTTCGGATGGGTGTGAACCACAAAATTATATTTGGAACCGATTGGCCGGTAGCGAGAGCGCCGGGTGGGCAAAAGCAATTAATGTCTAAATTCGATAAAACGCTTGAGGCTATTCCTGAAAAGGAAAAAATCTATATTCTATCCGATAATATTAAGCGCATAACACCGCGACTTTTGGGTGGTGAGGCGTTATAA